GGCCGCCATGCCTCCCGCGGCCGCAGGGCTCACGCCCGAGGCTCCTGCCCCGGCTCTCCGCCCAGCTCCTCGAGCCGCTGCCTCACCCGGCGCAGGCGCTCCTCGAGATGGGTCGCCATCCGCTCCAGGTGCTCGCGCTCCTGCCAGCCGGGCGGCCCGGCGGTGGCGCCGCCCCGGTCGGCGTGCCCGCCGCCCCAGGCGGGGCCGTGACCGCCCTCGGCGCCCGCGCCGCGAGCCGCGTGGCCGTGCGGGCCATGGGGCCCGTAACCTCCTCCGAACGGACCGCATCCGTGACGCATCCTCTCACCTCCCTCCGGCGGGGTCGCCGCGCCGAGGCGGTAGCTGCCGCCGCCCACGGTGATGACCCAGCCGCCGGTCAGCGCCCGGGCCACCTTCTGGCGCGCGGCGG
This portion of the Bacillota bacterium genome encodes:
- a CDS encoding DUF134 domain-containing protein, with the protein product MPPRRKPRWVGCEPPVGAFLPAGGPPAGRGRVELTVDEWESLRLADALGLEQEEAAARMGVSRSTFQRLLSAARQKVARALTGGWVITVGGGSYRLGAATPPEGGERMRHGCGPFGGGYGPHGPHGHAARGAGAEGGHGPAWGGGHADRGGATAGPPGWQEREHLERMATHLEERLRRVRQRLEELGGEPGQEPRA